A segment of the Solanum lycopersicum chromosome 9, SLM_r2.1 genome:
AAAACATGAGGGAAAATCGCAGTATTAGGCtgcaaataaaatcaaacaaagaaatatagatttagtttcaataaaataatacacgagtttaaataatatacatcgccagtataaaaaataaattacgaAAAAACTTACAGGATTTATTAGAGCAGTATGGGGTTCATCATCAATCATAATTGTGTTTGATTCTGAAAATTTTCCACCACGAAAAGgaagaatattatatttattttcccatatttttttcatttgcttCAAGAAAATGggcttttcttttttctccaaGCATTTGAATCCACTATCAATACATTTTTCTTGAtcctacaaaaataaattaatttaatttgttactattttcattgaaaaaattcataattaaacaagtataatttcttttcacaaaaatttaactacaataaataagcaaaagttagttctaattaaaataaacaattacTTACCCATACAAATAACAACTTTCTTCTAAGACCAACCATGATGTTATCCAAAATAGCATCCATATTTCTcctataataattaaaaaaaatatatggacaaaagcaaactataataataataatatagtttgaatacataaatataacaacaaaaaatctaATGTAATTTCATAAGTGCGATCTGAAGaggaaaatacataaatagacTTATATACCCTTACATCACTACCTCAAGAAATAATTCTGACAAACGATCGacacaaagaaaaaacattttaaatcacgttgaaaaaagaaaatagggaaagtgaaaaattcatgataaaaaTCCAATAgattaactatttaatttactagatttaaacaaatttaattaaggAATACTAACTCCATGGCAGAAGACCATATCCCAACTTCAAATCTTTCGAGGCAAAACTTCAAGAATGGTTCACAGAAAGGCCTTTTGAAAACTGcattttgaaaaaatacatcattATAACATTAgttaaacaaacaaaacaaaaataaaatataatggagaattattttataattatatttcacaATTATTTTATGTCATCATGGATTTAAACGAATCCACTAGTAACTTTTTCGTAAATCTTGTAACTTTTActagaaatttaaataaatatatataggttCGGATCCCCTTTCAATCTAATTACCATGTTTTTTAAAACCCCTAAACTCTTAATCATAGCACTATAATTATGGagatatacacaaaaaaatacatataaaatcattatatttctCGATCACTCGAAccaatcaattaaaattaaactccGATTATTATGTATTGAACAAAAGTAAAAACACCAATAACTATCATAGAAAATTCAGTAGCTACttgtattacaaaaaaaaaaagaaaaagaagtaattAGCTTAATTcccaaaaacaataaaattcgaCTATAAATTCAAatactgaatactgaataattgaaaaaattcacatatttgaaaacaatgaaaaattagCATAAGACACATTAactaacaattaaaaatattataaaagacgcaaaaattcattattatttattataaaaaattatgtctaGATTTCTGAAATTCAAATATCGTCACATAAATTTAAACAAACCTTTGAAATTCCCGCAAACCAAGTCTGGTTTATAGGTTCGAACACTAAACCAATCTCTTTTGTGAACCCTATGAACCAACAAACCACCAAGATTAAGCACGATGAGTTTCTTTTTTGGACCAAGGTACAACTTCTCCAACGGAAGGTACAACTCTAATTTtccactaattttatttttactttcatcATCACTATAATTATCATTATGAGAAATCACATTCTTCAATTTCAAGTTAGGAATTTTTTGTGCCATCGttgaattttgaagaaaataaaaagactttAGTGATAGTTTGTTGGAAAAATAAACTTTggtgattttatatttatagtgGTATTTTATGAttcattaaataataaagataaattaaaccctttaaattctttaattaaattaaggagcCTTTTCAATTTTCGAGGATCAAGAGTTTATCAAGGGGTCTATGGCTTTCTTTTACTCGTCCATTTTGAATTATCTGTCGTATTTA
Coding sequences within it:
- the LOC101264362 gene encoding uncharacterized protein; its protein translation is MAQKIPNLKLKNVISHNDNYSDDESKNKISGKLELYLPLEKLYLGPKKKLIVLNLGGLLVHRVHKRDWFSVRTYKPDLVCGNFKVFKRPFCEPFLKFCLERFEVGIWSSAMELDQEKCIDSGFKCLEKKEKPIFLKQMKKIWENKYNILPFRGGKFSESNTIMIDDEPHTALINPVSFFVIYFLYWRCILFKLVYYFIETKSIFLCLILFIGPEGDLQKFLDGLVDANDVPTYVKEHSLIGQPAITTFHPDWNYYAKIIVRFVGIKKEVS